aatgagtacaaccaataatcttgccaaatctcTAGAACTAGGACTTGATGAAAAACCTGAAAGGACAGGAACAAGAAATAcactatctcttttcttttctctcacacacactttacaatattttctcactctaatcccttgagcggtatacaatttattgttttgctcccttCAATTCAAAACTAGTACCATAGCccctttatatagacataataaaggtcttcttcaataaggattattaatcctaattggaatctagttatgaatcctactccaattgagaaactaactccaattgggaaaacaacttcaattgggaaaacaatttaatcctctaagACTATAATTCCTTATAGACTTAGGACAACTTATCATGGGCTGGAAAAACCTAACAATCCATGAGGAAGGTATACCAAAAAATAGGATTGCTCCTCTTGACCAAACTCCCATTGATCGAACTTCGCATAACCACGCTCCCCCTAATTGAACTACTCATGACCAGACTCCCTTTGATCGAACTACTCATTAACCAAGACCCTCTTGATTAGACTTCTCTTGACCATGCTCCCTCTGATCGCAATACCCATGACCAACTCCATGTGATCGAACATCTCTTGACCAAAATTACTTGACCAAACTTCTCTTGACcaggctccccctgatcagaACTACCATCGTCATTGGCAAAGGCAATTATAGACTTCTTTGCCAGAAAACATCGCTTATCTTCATCTTGGTCCAATTAGCATCAGACATACTTGTTGGCTTGATCTTAACACCTTTAGTGAAGCATGTCCTCCTCTTAATTTCCACGTAACCCAATTAAAGCAGGTTGCACCCTCCATTCTAAACGTATATCAGCCAAAcctagctctgataccacttgttgagAATATCGCATTTAAGAATGGGAAAAATAGAACAAACTCCGGAAATCgaaaacaaataaccaagataaataacACTAAGAATTTACGTGGTTCAGCAATTTGTGCCTGCATCAcgggacaacaacaacaatctttcactatatcaataatgagtacaaccaataatcttgccaaatctctagaactaggacttgacgaaaaacttgaaagaacaagaacaagaaatacactatcgcttttcttttctctcgcacACACTTTACAGTATTCTCTCACTCTAATCCCTTGAGTGGTTGTTTTGCTCCCTTCAATTCAAAACTAGTACAATAGCCCCTTTATATAAACATAATAAAGGTTTTCTTCAATAAGTTttattaatcctaattggaatctagttatgaattctactccaattgagaaactaactccaattgggaaaacaactccaattgggaaaacaatttaatcctctaagACTATAATTCCTTATAGGACAACTTATCATGGGCTGGAAAAACCTAACAGTCATTGTATTTGTGCTATCATATTCTAGTACTAGAATTCATTGAAAATACTTTTCCatgaaaaattagaaaaacaaCTCACTCCAAATACTTGAAAGTGTGGCGTCAATAATATTGAGGGCATTGTGTGCAtacattcaaaattttcataaaactaTGTTTTATAATTCTTTATTGCACATGGTGTTTGAACACCAACATAATGTCATCGACAGATATCTTGTTTTAGACAAGTTTGGTCATAGTCacgtttatatttattttatattaacaTTTGTTGCAATAATTTACATGATATCATTTGTTATACCACGGAAGTGATTTATTCCTCCCCACTTTACCAATTAGGTGCGGGTATGGAACATGAAATCCCTTGGCAGGGATTTGGATAATGAAGAATCATCAGCCCAGAGGCTACTCGCAACTCTCCGTGATCACTTTGGTTCTGTGAATTGTGTTAGGTGGGCTAAGCATGGTCGGTTTGTTGCATCAGGATCAGATGACCAAGTGATTCTAATTCATGAAAGAAAGCCTGGTTCAGGAACCACTGAGTTTGGCAGTGGAGAGCCACCTGACCTTGAAAATTGGAAAGTTGCAATGACTTTGAGAGGGCATACTGCAGATGTGGTAATGACATTGCTTTTACTATTTGGGAGTCAGACCACCTAAATAAATTCTTTCATCTTATAGTTTGTTGAAATCGAGTATGGGTTGCTTCATGAATATGATCCACcttttgttttcaaaaaataaagtcATCTTGCTTTCCAGGGTTTATCTTGAGCTACAGTGAATTGGGTTTGTATGAATACAGCTGCCCTACCAAAGAAAAAATCATGGATAATTTAGTTgtgttctatataaattttccTAAATGAATGCTATGGAATCCTTTTATAGTTCCTGGTGGGTATTGTCTTACTGAGGTGCTGTTTTTCCATGCTTAAAGTAGGTGGATCTTAATTGGTCTCCAGATGACTCGATGTTGGCCAGTGGAAGTTTAGATAACACTATACACATCTGGAACATGAGCAATGGTATTTGCACTGCTGTTCTGAGGGGTCACTCTAGCCTGGTTAAAGGAGTTACTTGGGATCCTATTGGCTCCTTCATAGCAAGTCAGTCAGATGATAAAACTGTAATTATTTGGCGAACAAGTGACTGGAGTCTTGTGCACAGGACAGACGGCCATTGGCAAAAATCAGTATGTCAATTGTATCACTGTGGTTTCTTTATACAGGTTCAGATATCATTTTCTAACATGCTTGTGTTTCTTCAGCTTGGATCTACCTTTTTCAGGCGGTTGGGATGGTCCCCTTGTGGCCACTTCATTACTACCACTCACGGATTCCAGAAACCAAGGCATTCTGCCCCTGTTCTAGAGAGAGGGGAATGGTCTGCTACATTTGACTTCTTAGGACATAATGCCCCTGTGATTGTAGTGAAGTTTAACCATTCAATGTTTAGGAGGAACGTTTCCAATGCTCAGGAAAAAGCTGCACCCGTTGGGTGGACTAATGGTGCTTCAAAGACAggaggaaaagagaaagaaccACAACCTTATAATGTCATTGCTATTGGGAGTCAGGACCGGACTATAACAGTGTGGACTACTGCAAGTCCCCGACCCCTCTTCGTAGCAAAGCATTTCTTTACTCAAAGTGTTGTGGATTTATCCTGGTATGGTTTCCGTTTTCCTATAAATATCTACCAGTTAGTACTTTTTCATATTCTGTATCATTTTAATTTagctttttattctttttatgtTTATTCCTTTATATaatgtgtttttcttttctcgTTGAAACAGGAGCCCTGATGGTTATTCACTTTTTGCGTGTTCTTTGGATGGTTCAGTGGCAACTTTCCATTTTGATGTTAAAGAACTTGGCAACCGTTTAAGTGATGCTGAActggatgaattgaagagaaACCGTTATGGTGATGTTAGGGGTCGGCAAGCAAATTTAGCTGAAAGCCCAGCTCAATTATTGCTCGAAGCAGCATCTGCTAAGCAAGCCCCAAGCAAAAAAGTGATTCTGGATGTTCAGCAAAACCAGACAGTTGTAAAACCTTCTGTTGATGCAACGGTTGCAACAAAAACTTCTGCAGATGGCTTAAATAAGGTTTCGATGCCTGCCAGAATTTCCAGTCCTGTGAAGCAGAGGGAATATAGACGCCCTGATGGTAGAAAGAGGATTATTCCAGAAGCagttggggtacctctgcagcAGGAAAATATTTCTGCTGGGGTTCAGACCCAGGCACTTGATTTCCCTTCTATGCCttctgataaaaaaaatgatgagaaTGGGTTAATTGCAGCTGATAGTGGCATCAAAGAAACATCTATTAGGGGAGCAATTGGCAGAAGCGCTGAAATAAAGGAGGGACATGGGGTAACTGCTAGAGCTATGATTACCAAAAGCCTTGTTATTGAGAAGGTTCCTGCCTCCACAGGTGGAGATGAAAGCATAGCTGTGGAACAGTCGGGGAATTTGAAGGCTTCTAGTTTGGCAGGTTCTTCATGTTCCACTCTTTCAATTAGGGTGCTAGATAGGAAAGAAGGAGAAGGCAATGTACCAATTTGCTTGGAAGCTCGACCTCGGGAACACGCTGCAAACGACATTGTTGGCATGGGAAATACATTTATCATGAAAGAAACAGAAATTACTTGCACAAGAGGGTTGCAAACTCTTTGGTCAGATAGGATATCAGGGAAAGTCACTGTTTTAGCTGGAAACGCAAACTTCTGGGCTGTTGGGTGTGAAGATGGATGCATACAGGTGAAAATCTATATGTTTTACACTTGTATACATATAagttttctcctttttcttcgtTTTTTCCACCAAGTGTTATTAGTAGATTTATTTCTCATTAAGTTCAAAACTCTGCATAATATAATTCGATTTGTTTTCTAGGCGGTTGCACTCCACATATCCCATTTAAAGTTTAGTGTACTTATTACTAAAATGTTTCTTTGCACAGTGACTTGGTCATACATTATGACAAACACCTTGGTACTAGGATTCTGATGCCAACTTGTTCTTTCTAATCAATCTTTTATATTGAattacccttgaagctataGCATTTTATTTCCGTTGCAGCGTTTGATTTTTAAGTGATTGTAAGATGCTAATGTACCATAGGTCAGAACTTagcattctttttctttcaaggTAGTTAAGAAaatccattaaaaaaaaagggttttgaACAAGTGGTTGGCTTAAGCTCTTGGTTGGGCGTATGGTTCATTCAAGGGGGCGGAATACCCAAAGGTCCTAATTCTCACAAGCTAGTTCAATCTCCTTAAATATTCTGACAAGCATCATGCCATTTATGTTAATTATAGATTTTTAGATACAAATATATTACCACCAAGCTTGTTATAAGTGGTTGAATTTATTTAACTTATCGACATTTTTGGTTCCCTTGAGTAGGTTTACACAAAGTGTGGGAGGCGTGCTATGCCAACTATGATGGTAGGATCTGCAGCAATATTTATAGATTGTGACGAGTGCTGGAAATTATTTTTGGTCACAAGAAAAGGATCCTTTTATGTATGGGATCTATTAAAGCGGAATTGCCTCCTCCATGACTCATTGGCATCTCTGGTCGCTTCAAACCCAAACCCATCTGCAAAAGACGCAGGTACCACTTTGCACTCGTCTTTTCAACCCTTGAAGTGTCTTTATGGATCTCTAGTTGGCGGATAGTCATAACCTATGTCTTGTCAGCATGCGGTCTAGATGTGCTTAACATCCTGGCCACTGTGGCTGTTGGTATTGTTTTCTCCTTTTATTTCTGATCTTTTTATCCATGCTTTCCAGGTGTGATCAAAGTTATATCAGCAAAGCTATCAAGATCTGGTTCACCTCTTGTTGTTCTTGCCACTCGCCATGCCTTCCTCTTTGATATTAGCCTGATGTGTTGGCTTAGGGTTGCAGATGATTGCTTTCCTGGGTCAAATTTTGCAAGCTCTTGGCATTCGGGTTCAGCTCAGGGTGGTGAGCTGGCTGCTTTGCAAGTTGATGTTAGGAAATATGTGGCCAGAAAGCCAGGTTGGAGCAGGTTTGTACTGATAAACATGGAATTGTTAAGATTATAATATTTGCTGACGTGCATACTACAGTCTAGTATCCTGCTTTTGGAATTGATCTGTTTTACTTTCCTGTAGGGTAACAGATGATGGAGTGCAGACACGTGCTCACTTGGAGGCTCAGTTAGCTTCCTCGCTAGCATTAAAGTCAGCTAAAGATTATCGCCAATGCCTTCTATCATATATACGCTTCCTTGCAAGgtatttattttctattgtGCATGTATTATTAAATATAGGAAGACCTATATGTCCTTGCACTCCTGCTGCTCCTCTTTTGTGCTATATGTGCATATATTTCAACTAATGTTGAGTACTCTTATTATTATAATGTTCCTTGGTGGTTCTTCTCTTAACTAATACTTGTATGCTATGCTtctgctttttcttttgttgttggCATCATCTTTTACCCTTTATACGGCAGAAAACATGAGGTGTGAATTTGGTTTTACAAATTTGACGCTAATTTGCGAATTTGGTATCTTGAAACATGACGTATATTTATGTCCATGCAGTGGATGTTGTTGCATGGGGGCTCTGAATGTCTGCTCTTAAGATGTGATGCCaacattatatatgtatatgtgtgtgggATGTATAACAATTTTAAAACTTTTGATGCATAATAACTTTAGTTTCTGCAGCAAtgtgtgtgcatatatatatatatatatttattatgacTTTTTGTTTTCGCTGATTTCAGGGAAGCAGATGAGTCTCGTTTACGAGAAGTGTGTGAGAGTTTTCTTGGACCTCCAACTGGGATGGTGGACGATACAACTTTAGATTTAAACAACTCGGCATGGGATCCTTGTGTGCTTGTAAGGCTTTCCGTATAGTTCTTTAGGTGTCTTTTGCTATTTTTCAACCCATTTTTCCCCTAGTGTTTTTTTCCCCCCATTTGTTCTGTTATATGGCGTTAATGATACTCTTCTTGAGTCTAAATTTCTGCTGCTTTTACTCAGTCTGGTTGCATGGTGAGGGTTAAGCAGTATGTGTGAGCAATTTGTAAATCTAGGGTACTATCACATGCAGTTTGGTTGATTGCAGGGTAAATTTCAATGGTGTATATAACATGACACATGCTCTTAACAATTGCCATCCAATCTTTGCGACCCGATTGTTACTAGGCTTTAGCTTTTTTATTAAGCCTTTGGAAGGTTGTTTATACATGTTTTTCACTTGTGTTTTTGCTTTTGCAGGGAATGAGGAAACATAAACTTTTACGAGAAGATATCCTTCCGGCAATGGCTTCAAATAGAAAAGTACAGAGATTGCTTAATGAATTCATGGATCTCATTTCCGAATATGAAAGCGCTGAAACAAATATAGAGAAAAAGATTCAAACTTCGCTGACAGCACGTCAACCGGCAGCTGATGAAATGGACTCTGCTCCTTCTAGGACAAATGAAATGGACATTGTACCTGCAGCACCAGAGAAAACGAAGTCTGTTCCTGCTTCAACTGACCAAAAGGACTCTTCCCAGCTAGCAACAGATGAAGAAAATTCTGCTCCGGTAGCAGAAGACAAAGTTAATTCAGATCCACCAATGGGCAATCAAGTTAGTGAAGCTGCACAAGATGCAGGTTCTTGAGTTTTGCATCTCGGAAATGCAGAAAACCGGACTTTCCAAATGCAGTGTATCATAATGTAGCCGGCTTGGTGGATCTTGCTTGTACATTATTCGGTGTTATCCGAATTAAGGTGGCTTTCTCCTGAAAAAACTTGTTTTGTTGAGTGTCCTACTAGGAGAGCCTGCCATAAGGCGCCGATGAACACCTCTCTCTGTACGATTACGCTGTGTAATTTGTtgataatatttttcttaaattattcataatattttaCTCATTTAAGGAATCAGGCTTTTTGGTTGCCAATAGTGgttggaaggaagaagaagaagaaaggaaaaaaaaaaaaaaccccaatttCGTCTTCCCCCACCCCCTGCAAcccacaaagaaagaaagatgaggaagaaaaaaaaaaaaaaaaaccaaaagaagaagaagaagaagaaaaaaaaatatatattaaatgattttttttttagttttcaataatatttttttagttgtttAATATAAAGTATTctacatcagcacataacaaattttttaaTGGAATTATGACggaaggactacattgatttgcgacacccaATTTCAGGGACtgcattgattgattttcaatttcaaggaccatcttgatggggtgggtcaatttcaggaatcatttgtgataaaagtTATGTCAATCAGGAACTCTTAGTTTTCCTTACACACGGTATTTTTCCTTAAAACCTAAGTCTTGATACTTAATCTGAATTTACCTTTTGTTTAAAGTTGTGTCTACCAAGAGAGCTGCATAGCTGTTGAGTTTGTGTACAGGCTACTCTGTGACCCAATAGTGTAATTTTAGACATGCACTTCTCACTTCTCAGTATCTTATATATGTACAGTAACAGTACAAGTTTCAAATTTTGTCCTTTTGAAATCATCAATTATGGACACTACAAAATCTGAGACTTTATGTTAAAATTGGGTAACTTGCCAAAACATGTGATACCTTGAAATTGAAAAGATGGCCGTGGATCATGTGAAGTGCAACAGATGTCCCCTCCTCTCTCCTGCCACATTTAAAACCAttccctccctctccctcctattttccatttaatatttttctccCTATATAATTTTGTATATATTTACCCCCTTGGATATCCCTCATCGTGCACCTTCTACTTCTTCCTCTCATTATCTCTCTGTGTTTAGCTTTTCTTTAAGTCTTCCTCCTTCGTAAGGAAATCTCTTCTCAGGATTTGCCTTCAATAGTCCAAACTATTAAGTGGTCCGACTTTTTAAACAATCTTTTACCATTTCGATTTCTTAAAGTCATATATTCACCGTTTATTATTTCTCAGGCTATTGAGTAGTTCCTCGTATTTGTGTAGTTAATTTCAGTCACTATAAGAATTACAAGTTACAAAGAAAGTATGAAGAAGAGATTGTCTGTTGGAGTTGCAGCCCACACAAGTTTCCTCCTTGTGGTTTTCTTCATGCTAATTACGATAGGCAGAAGCCTACGTGTTTGGCCTCCTCACGTCCCTCGTATGTATAATCACTCATGTATTATCATTATCCTATACGTGTTAGGTCTAAACCAAATTTCCtatttttgtaattaatttgtCTCCCTTGATGCTTCAGTAAACCTTCAAAGAGAAGTTGCAGCCGGTAACAGAGAGAACCTGTACCGAAGCGAGGAAGGAGACGAGGAAAGaggaaaggaagaagagaggaagGACCTATACCAAAGCGGATCGAGGTTGCCGGACTGTTCACATGCGTGCGGACCGTGCTTTCCATGTAAAAGAGTGATGGTGAGCTTCAAGTGCTCCACTTCAGAGTCATGCCCAATAGTCTACAGGTGCATGTGTAAAGGGAAGTATTACCATGTTCCCTCTAACTAGTATTCATCTTCAGATCTCCACCTTGCGACGGCTCTGCTACTGCTAGCTAATTACATGCATGCATGGGGAGATCTTTGCTAAGAACAATGTTAACTAACTTGTGCCCCTGACTTTTTTGGGCCCTGGAAGGTCGCCCTGCTCGCCCTAAGTCACGGCCGGCCCTATGAGGATGCATGTTAACTTGTGCAACTGGATTTTTCTTAACTACGTACGATTAATTTGTTTAGGATTTAATTGTAG
This genomic interval from Malus domestica chromosome 05, GDT2T_hap1 contains the following:
- the LOC103443939 gene encoding protein HIRA isoform X1; this translates as MIAEKPSWIRHEGMQIFSIDVQPGGLRLATGGGDHKVRVWNMKSLGRDLDNEESSAQRLLATLRDHFGSVNCVRWAKHGRFVASGSDDQVILIHERKPGSGTTEFGSGEPPDLENWKVAMTLRGHTADVVDLNWSPDDSMLASGSLDNTIHIWNMSNGICTAVLRGHSSLVKGVTWDPIGSFIASQSDDKTVIIWRTSDWSLVHRTDGHWQKSLGSTFFRRLGWSPCGHFITTTHGFQKPRHSAPVLERGEWSATFDFLGHNAPVIVVKFNHSMFRRNVSNAQEKAAPVGWTNGASKTGGKEKEPQPYNVIAIGSQDRTITVWTTASPRPLFVAKHFFTQSVVDLSWSPDGYSLFACSLDGSVATFHFDVKELGNRLSDAELDELKRNRYGDVRGRQANLAESPAQLLLEAASAKQAPSKKVILDVQQNQTVVKPSVDATVATKTSADGLNKVSMPARISSPVKQREYRRPDGRKRIIPEAVGVPLQQENISAGVQTQALDFPSMPSDKKNDENGLIAADSGIKETSIRGAIGRSAEIKEGHGVTARAMITKSLVIEKVPASTGGDESIAVEQSGNLKASSLAGSSCSTLSIRVLDRKEGEGNVPICLEARPREHAANDIVGMGNTFIMKETEITCTRGLQTLWSDRISGKVTVLAGNANFWAVGCEDGCIQVYTKCGRRAMPTMMVGSAAIFIDCDECWKLFLVTRKGSFYVWDLLKRNCLLHDSLASLVASNPNPSAKDAGVIKVISAKLSRSGSPLVVLATRHAFLFDISLMCWLRVADDCFPGSNFASSWHSGSAQGGELAALQVDVRKYVARKPGWSRVTDDGVQTRAHLEAQLASSLALKSAKDYRQCLLSYIRFLAREADESRLREVCESFLGPPTGMVDDTTLDLNNSAWDPCVLGMRKHKLLREDILPAMASNRKVQRLLNEFMDLISEYESAETNIEKKIQTSLTARQPAADEMDSAPSRTNEMDIVPAAPEKTKSVPASTDQKDSSQLATDEENSAPVAEDKVNSDPPMGNQVSEAAQDAGS
- the LOC103443939 gene encoding protein HIRA isoform X2, with the translated sequence MLASGSLDNTIHIWNMSNGICTAVLRGHSSLVKGVTWDPIGSFIASQSDDKTVIIWRTSDWSLVHRTDGHWQKSLGSTFFRRLGWSPCGHFITTTHGFQKPRHSAPVLERGEWSATFDFLGHNAPVIVVKFNHSMFRRNVSNAQEKAAPVGWTNGASKTGGKEKEPQPYNVIAIGSQDRTITVWTTASPRPLFVAKHFFTQSVVDLSWSPDGYSLFACSLDGSVATFHFDVKELGNRLSDAELDELKRNRYGDVRGRQANLAESPAQLLLEAASAKQAPSKKVILDVQQNQTVVKPSVDATVATKTSADGLNKVSMPARISSPVKQREYRRPDGRKRIIPEAVGVPLQQENISAGVQTQALDFPSMPSDKKNDENGLIAADSGIKETSIRGAIGRSAEIKEGHGVTARAMITKSLVIEKVPASTGGDESIAVEQSGNLKASSLAGSSCSTLSIRVLDRKEGEGNVPICLEARPREHAANDIVGMGNTFIMKETEITCTRGLQTLWSDRISGKVTVLAGNANFWAVGCEDGCIQVYTKCGRRAMPTMMVGSAAIFIDCDECWKLFLVTRKGSFYVWDLLKRNCLLHDSLASLVASNPNPSAKDAGVIKVISAKLSRSGSPLVVLATRHAFLFDISLMCWLRVADDCFPGSNFASSWHSGSAQGGELAALQVDVRKYVARKPGWSRVTDDGVQTRAHLEAQLASSLALKSAKDYRQCLLSYIRFLAREADESRLREVCESFLGPPTGMVDDTTLDLNNSAWDPCVLGMRKHKLLREDILPAMASNRKVQRLLNEFMDLISEYESAETNIEKKIQTSLTARQPAADEMDSAPSRTNEMDIVPAAPEKTKSVPASTDQKDSSQLATDEENSAPVAEDKVNSDPPMGNQVSEAAQDAGS